The genomic interval GCGTTCTGGCGGGCAGGCATGAAAGGCCGTGCTAGCCTTCGACCGCTATGGCGACCTCGTTGTTCGACAGCGGCCACCAGCTTGTGGCCGAGGGCAACTGGGAGTTCGCGCTGGCGGTGCTGGCCGAGGCGGTGCGGCGTCGCCCGAGCGACCACCGCTCGCGGCTGCTCGCGGCCAAGTGCATGGCCGAGCTCGGCGAGCGCGAGCGCGCGCTCACCATCCTGCACATCGGCGCCGAGGGACTGCTCCAGCGCGACTACCTGCTCTCGGCCATGGCCGCGTGCAAGCAGGCGCTGCGCATCAACCCGGTGGAGAAGCGCATCCGGGAGACGCTGCGGAAGGTGCACAACCGCGCGTCGAGCGCTGCGCAGGGCAAGGCCTGGGTGGCGCCGCCGCTGCCGGCCGAGGCCATCGTCGACGCCGAGGATCCGGGCGACTTGACCGGCCTGCGCGGCAGCGAGCTCTCCGATCGCGCGTACGAGGTCCTGGCCGCGCCCGACACCGGGGCCCAGGCCGACGCGAGCGCGCGCCCGCCGCTGCCGCTCTTCGTGGACCTCACCGCCGACGCCTTCGTGGAGCTCGTGGAGCGCATGGGCTACCGCGAGGTGAAGGAAGGCGACGCCGTCTGCAACGAGGGCGATGCGGGCGAGAGCATCTTCGTGCTCGTGGCCGGCAAGGCCGAGGTGCTCCGGCACGAGGCCAACGGCGACGAGCGCACGCTCGCGTTCCTCACCGGCGGCGCGCTCATGGGTGAGCTCTCGGTGGTGCTCGGTGCGCCGCGCACGGCATCGGTCGTGGCGGTCGTCGACACCGATGTCTTCGAGATTTCGCGCGAGGATCTGAACATGGTGGCCAAGGCGCACCCGGAGGTGCCGCAGGCCATCGCCGAGTTCGCCCAGCGCCGCCTGGCCAAGAACCTGCTCGCCACCGCGCCGCTCTTCACCGGGCTCCCCGACGGCCAGCGCGCGGATCTCTTCTCGCGCTTCCAGGCCAAGGTGGTGGCTCCGGGTGACAAGCTGCTGGTGGAAGGCGAGCCGTCGGCGGGGCTGTTCCTGGTGCTCGCGGGCGACCTGCTGGTGCAGAAGAAGGACGCCTTCGGCGGGATGATCACCCTCAACATCCTCCGCGAGGGCGACGTCGCCGGTGAGATCTCGCTGCTCACGAATCTGCCGTGCACCGCCACGGTGGCCGCCACGCGCAAGACGGTGGTCGCGTTCCTCTCGCGCGAGGCCTTTGCCAAGCTGCTCGTCGACTTTCCCACCGCGCGCGGCTACCTGCAGGAGCTCTCCCAGAAGCGGCTCGCAGGCATCGCCTCGGCGCTCCTGCCGGCTGAGGTCCTCGACGCCGACGAGCTGGTGGTGAAGTAGCGCCAGGGTTTCCGAGCGGCAGCGAAGGCGCTAACCTTCTGCGCCTGACTCGGAGTTGCCCGTGGCCGATTGCCCCAAGTGCGGACGCCAGCTCACGGCTGCCGGCTGCATCAAGTGCGGCGCCATCAACGACCGCTCCAAGTGGTACGCGCTCGCCGAGGACGCGGACGCCGAGGAGCGCAAGCAGGCCAAGCCCGCGTCGAAGGGCCCGCGCAAGGCCGCCACCAACGCCAAGCGCAACGACTGGTACGCCGCCGCCGGTGAAGCGGTCCCCGAGGACCGCCCCGAGGACGATCGGGTGAACGCCAAGGTCGCCGGCGACGTGCCGCTCTCGAAGGACAGCGCCGACTGGGCCGAGGTCTCGCGCGGCCGCAAGGACCCGCCGTTCATGATCATCGGCGGCATCGTCGGGTTCATCGCCATCGTGGGCGGGCTCTTCTGGTACGCCAACCGGGGCGGCGAGCAGGAAGTCGCGCAGGACCAGCCCCTGGCCAACCTGCCCACCAAGAACATCCAGATCGACCACAGCTACGGCTTCAAGATCGACCCGCCCGAGGGCTTCAAGCAGGTGCAGCTCACCGGCGTGCTCGAGCATGACATGCCCGATTTCGCCAAGGGCGTGCACGGCGAGACCACCACGCTGGTGCAGTACCGTGACGCCGCCTCGGGCATCGACGCGTACTACTTCGGCGAGGCCCGCAACGACACCAACCTCGACGCCTACGCGCAGAAGATGACCAGCGACCTGGGTAAGCTCACGCCGCTCTCCGCCGTGCCCGAGGGCATGAAGAAGTACCCAACCAAGGGCTCGCTCATCGACATGGGCCAGCGCAAGGCGCTCGTGTACATCGCGTCGGCCAAGCCGGATCGATACTTGATGGTTTGGATCCTCGCGCCGGCGACCAACTTCCAGGCGCTGCAGCCCAAGGTCGAGAGCGCCGCGCGCGCGTTCACGCTCTTCGAGCCCGATGGGCCGCACCCGGGCAAGCAGTTCGCGCCGCAGGGCAACGACGACGGCGAATAGCCCACGCTCTGCCGCGAGCTTCGCGGCGGTGGGTCGTGGCTGGTGGCTCGTTCGGCCTTGACGGGCGTAACGCGCGCAGCCCCGTGTCGTTGAACGCGATCGTGGGCCGTGGGTCGTGCGGCCTGAACGGGTGACGCCCACTCAGGATCTTGCGGCGATCGGGTCCACCTAACGCGTCCGAAAAGCACGACGCCCGAGCGACTCGCGTCGCCCGGGCGCCGGAACTTCAGGGTGCAGCGCGGACTACTTCTTGGCCACGTTGCGGCCCGGCGCCTTCTCCTTGGCGAGCTGGGCGTCGATGGCGGCCTTGAACTGCTCGATGGGCTGCGCACCCACCAGCTTCTGGCCGGTGATGCTGTTGCCAGAGCCAGTGCCAATCACGAACGTCGGCGTGCCCGAGACGCCCGCCTTCTGGCCCTGCGCCAGGTCCGCGTCGACCTTCGCCTTGAACTTGCCGCTCTCCATGTCCGCGTTGAACTTGGACATGTCGAGGCCGGCCGCCTGCGCGTACTGGGGCAGCTGGTCCTTGCCCAGTGCGGTCTGGTGGGTGAAGAGCTGGTCGTACATCTGCCAGAACTTGCCCTGCTCCGCCGCGGCCAGCGAGGCCTGCGCCGCCGGCATCGCGTTCGGGTGGAAGGGCAGCGGGTTCTGCTTGAAGACCACGCGCACCTTGCCCTCGTACTGCTTCTCCACGTCGTTCAGGGTGGCGTAGCCGCGGCCGCAGAACGGGCACTGGAAGTCGCTGAACTCCACGATGGTCACCGGCGCGTTCTTCGGGCCGCGCGACGGGGCGTCACCGATTTCCACGGTGATGGGCGCGTCGGGAGCGGGCGCAGCGGCCGCCACCGGGCCTGCCGAGGCCATGTTCGCCTCGATCAGCTTGGCGTAGAGGTCGTCCGGCTTGACGCCCTTCTTCTCCAGCTCCTCGGCCTTCTTGAGCTGCTCGTCGATGATGGCCTTGAAGCTCTCGAACGGCTGGGCGCCCGAGATCTCCTTGCCGTTGATGAAGAAGGTCGGGGTGCCGTTGGCGCCCACCGCCTGGGCGGCCTTCTGGTCGTCGCCGATCTGGGTGGCGACCGCGGGCGAGTCCTTGTCGGCCTTCCACTTGTCGAGGTTCACGCCGGCCTGCTTGGCGTAGTTCTCGAAGTCGGCCTCCTCGAGGTGCTGCTGGTTCTTGAAGAGCAGGTCGTGCATCTCCCAGAACTTGCCCTGCTCGCCAGCGGCCATGGCGGCCTTGGCGGCGGGCATCGCGTGCGGGTGGAAGGGCAGCGGCTCATTGCGCCACACGAACTTCACCTTGTTGCCGTAGGTGTCGGTGACCTGCTTGATGGTCGGCTCCACGCGGCTGCAGAACGGGCACTGGAAGTCGCTCCACTCCACAATCGTGACGGGGGCGGTCTTGGGGCCGCGAACCGGGTTGAAGTTGGCGATCTCCACCTTCTTCACCGACGGACCAGCCGGCGCGCCGGGGGCGTTGGCGGGAGCGGCGGGGGGCGACTCCACGCCCTTGGCGATGAGCGCGGCGTACAGGTCGCTCGCCTTGGTGCCGCTGGAGAGCTGCTTCTCGGCCACGGCCTTCTGCTCGTCGATCATCGACTTGAAGCGCTCGAACGGCTGGGCGCCCACGATCTTGTGGCCGTTGATGAAGAACGCCGGGGTGCCCGAGGCGCCCAGCTTCTGGGCCAGGGCCTGGTCGCGCGAGATGGTCTGCTTGACCTTGTCGCTCTCCTTGTCGGCCTTCCACTTGTCCACGTTCAGGCCGAGCTGCTTGGCGTAGTTCTCGAAGTCAGCCTCCTCGAGGTGCTGCTGGTTCTTGAAGAGGAGGTCGTGCATCTCCCAGAACTTGCCCTGCTCGCCGGCGGCGAGGGCGGCCTTGGCGGCCGGGGTGGCGTGCGGGTGGAAGGGGAGCGGGTTCTGCTTGTAGATGATGCGGACGTCGTTGCCGTAGGCCTGGCGAACCTGGTCCACGGTGCCCTCGGCGCGGCTGCAGAAGGGGCACTGGAAGTCGCTGAACTCCACGATGGTGACCTTGGCGTCGGCGTTGCCGCGAACCGGCGAGTCGAGCGCGGGCACCTTGTAGACGATGGTCGGGTCATCCGAGGGGCGCGTGGGCGCGGCGGGCTTGCCGCCCTTCATGCGCTGCTCGATCTGCGCCGACGAGAGGCCCTGCTTGGCGAGGTTGATCGCCTCGGTCAGCTTGGCCGGCGCGGTGGTGCAGTTCGGGTCATGGGTGCGGCACTTGGCCACGGAGTCGTTCTGGCAGCCGCAGTCGCAGTTGACCTCGTTGGTGGCCTTGAGCACCGAGTACTTCTGCTGCTCGGAGAGGCCGGCGAAGGTGCCGGGCGGGAACTCGCTCTCCTTGATGAAGTTGGCGGGCAGGTCATTGGGGGTCTTGCCCATGTCGCCGTTGGGGCCGTTGTTGGCGGCCATCGTCGGGGCGTTCGCCGGACCGCCAGCGGTCACGGAGGGGCCGGCCGTGAAATGGCCGACACAGAACCCAACCAGGGCGCCCACCACGAGCGCGACAATCCAGTTCGTCTTCTCCATTGCGTTCCTCACTGACCAGGAAAAAGGCGGCGGCCCCCGTCGCGGGCACGGCCACATCCAAAGGGGGCGCTGCTTAACAAAACTGCCCGCGAACAGCAAGCTTGGCTCTGTTCTCGGTTCGCCAGAGGCTGCCCGGCGGCCTCCAAAACATGACAGGAGTGACCCCAATTCCGCGGAAGTTACACGCGACGTCGGTTGGGCCAGGTTCACGGCTCGGTGCGGGGATTCCCTCCGTGACTCGGGCGCTCGCTTGCCTGGGGCTCACGGATCGGGCTGCTCGACTGCTCGGCGCCCACTCACTGGAAGCGCGGCGTCTGATACAAGCGCCCACGTGACCGCTCCGGGCGCCATCGCCGAAGAAATCCTCGATGCGCGCGGCCGGCCGTGTCCGTGGCCGATCATCGAAGCCGCCCGTGTGCTCGCGCGGTTACCGGTGGGCGCGAGGCTCGTTCTCTGGGGGACGGATCCCGCGCTCCCGGCGGACCTGGAAGCTTTTTGCAGCTCAGCCGGGCACGCGCTGGAGTCGGTGGAAGACACGCCCGAGGGCATCGTGGGCCGGCTGAGAAAGGGCGGCTTCTCGCGGTGAACAGGCGGCGGTGGTAGCTTGGTCGACGTCCGGGGGAGAGGACGGGCAACATGGCGGTGCCGCGGCAAGGGCCGGACGAGCTCTCCGTGAAAGAGCAGCAGCTGGAGAGTTGGGAAGAGAAGCTCGCCCAGCGCGCCCAGTCCCTCGCGGAGACCGCTCGCACGCTCCAGCAGCGCCGCGCCGCCGTCGGCCCGCTCGCGACCCTCGTGCAGCAGCAGGGCGGGCGGCCTCCTGCCAAGCTCAACGAGCTGCTCAGCGCCGATCCCATGCTCTCCGCGCCGCACGTGGCGCAGGCCGTCGATCAGGCGGCCGCCGCGCGTCGCATGGCCGTGGAGCAGCG from Deltaproteobacteria bacterium carries:
- a CDS encoding cyclic nucleotide-binding domain-containing protein, whose amino-acid sequence is MATSLFDSGHQLVAEGNWEFALAVLAEAVRRRPSDHRSRLLAAKCMAELGERERALTILHIGAEGLLQRDYLLSAMAACKQALRINPVEKRIRETLRKVHNRASSAAQGKAWVAPPLPAEAIVDAEDPGDLTGLRGSELSDRAYEVLAAPDTGAQADASARPPLPLFVDLTADAFVELVERMGYREVKEGDAVCNEGDAGESIFVLVAGKAEVLRHEANGDERTLAFLTGGALMGELSVVLGAPRTASVVAVVDTDVFEISREDLNMVAKAHPEVPQAIAEFAQRRLAKNLLATAPLFTGLPDGQRADLFSRFQAKVVAPGDKLLVEGEPSAGLFLVLAGDLLVQKKDAFGGMITLNILREGDVAGEISLLTNLPCTATVAATRKTVVAFLSREAFAKLLVDFPTARGYLQELSQKRLAGIASALLPAEVLDADELVVK
- a CDS encoding thioredoxin domain-containing protein; the protein is MEKTNWIVALVVGALVGFCVGHFTAGPSVTAGGPANAPTMAANNGPNGDMGKTPNDLPANFIKESEFPPGTFAGLSEQQKYSVLKATNEVNCDCGCQNDSVAKCRTHDPNCTTAPAKLTEAINLAKQGLSSAQIEQRMKGGKPAAPTRPSDDPTIVYKVPALDSPVRGNADAKVTIVEFSDFQCPFCSRAEGTVDQVRQAYGNDVRIIYKQNPLPFHPHATPAAKAALAAGEQGKFWEMHDLLFKNQQHLEEADFENYAKQLGLNVDKWKADKESDKVKQTISRDQALAQKLGASGTPAFFINGHKIVGAQPFERFKSMIDEQKAVAEKQLSSGTKASDLYAALIAKGVESPPAAPANAPGAPAGPSVKKVEIANFNPVRGPKTAPVTIVEWSDFQCPFCSRVEPTIKQVTDTYGNKVKFVWRNEPLPFHPHAMPAAKAAMAAGEQGKFWEMHDLLFKNQQHLEEADFENYAKQAGVNLDKWKADKDSPAVATQIGDDQKAAQAVGANGTPTFFINGKEISGAQPFESFKAIIDEQLKKAEELEKKGVKPDDLYAKLIEANMASAGPVAAAAPAPDAPITVEIGDAPSRGPKNAPVTIVEFSDFQCPFCGRGYATLNDVEKQYEGKVRVVFKQNPLPFHPNAMPAAQASLAAAEQGKFWQMYDQLFTHQTALGKDQLPQYAQAAGLDMSKFNADMESGKFKAKVDADLAQGQKAGVSGTPTFVIGTGSGNSITGQKLVGAQPIEQFKAAIDAQLAKEKAPGRNVAKK
- a CDS encoding sulfurtransferase TusA family protein → MTAPGAIAEEILDARGRPCPWPIIEAARVLARLPVGARLVLWGTDPALPADLEAFCSSAGHALESVEDTPEGIVGRLRKGGFSR